The following coding sequences lie in one Flavobacterium cyclinae genomic window:
- a CDS encoding ATP-binding protein, which produces MNSALLLLILLGYLAFLFFIAHWAEKKENIKWTNNSYIYSLSLAVYCTAWTYYGSIGVAANSGLNYLPIYIGPIIIIPAWIIVLKKIIRISRVNKISSIADFISLRYGNSRFLGAIVTVVCMAGILPYIALQLKAISETFHIVTKTSSSSNILDDTTTYVSIALALFASYYGTRYVDASEKRKGIVTAVALESVLKLVFFLIVGIYVTFFVFDGYDDIYSKASLLPNFKEKNTIGGLEQGLNWFFLSMVSLFAIFLLPRQFQMSVVENNRERHIKTAIWLFPLYLLLFNLFVYPIAWGGNVLFEGQNSNADTYSLLIPQFFDNKILTVLVFLGGFSAAISMIVVSSISLSTMLSNNLLIPYTFLGKLKNEEQIINNKKIVNIRKIGIFSLIIAAYFIYRFFALDYSLVSIGLISFVIIAQLAPAFFGAILWRRGSRLGAIYGIIIGFLICIYTLLLPYAIGLTNEESSFISEGFMKIKLLKPFQLFGLDYLQPVPHALFWSMLFNTLTYFAVSVSFKGNYRERNYAEMYVDIDKYSTNHENAFVWKGTAYTRDIEKVLIRFLGEERTKRAMNIFNLKYKVDKDQELADARLVKFAENLLTGHIGTASARILISSVVKEEKITLPEVLKILEESKENITINKKLTETSNELQKITSELQKANETLVRKDIQKDEFLDTVTHELRTPITAIRAASEILHDDDEIPEELRKQFLQNIISESDRLNRLIDKILDLEKFETGKQTIHPSQNNLIATIEHSIEPLQQLIKNRNISVYIESKDTISAYYDEDRIIQVITNLLSNAIKFCPETEGLITIQVKQNDNFVVTSVQDNGKGINPNEFDVIFDKFYQASNQNFKKPVGSGLGLAICKQIIEHHKGKIWVEPSVKGACFVFTLPVKNIEN; this is translated from the coding sequence ATGAATAGTGCACTATTATTACTCATCTTATTAGGATACTTGGCTTTCCTTTTTTTTATTGCTCACTGGGCTGAAAAAAAAGAAAATATCAAGTGGACGAATAACTCGTATATATATTCACTCTCATTAGCGGTTTATTGTACGGCATGGACCTATTATGGAAGTATTGGAGTTGCGGCTAATTCAGGTTTAAACTATCTTCCTATATACATTGGGCCTATCATAATTATTCCTGCTTGGATCATAGTTTTAAAGAAAATTATTCGAATTTCAAGAGTAAATAAAATATCCAGTATTGCCGATTTTATTTCACTTCGTTATGGAAATAGTCGATTTTTAGGGGCTATTGTAACTGTAGTATGCATGGCTGGAATTTTACCCTATATTGCCTTACAATTGAAAGCCATTTCTGAAACGTTTCATATTGTTACAAAAACAAGTTCAAGCTCTAATATTTTAGATGATACAACAACTTATGTATCTATAGCTTTAGCCTTATTTGCTTCTTATTATGGTACACGATATGTGGATGCTTCTGAAAAAAGAAAAGGAATTGTTACTGCTGTTGCACTTGAAAGTGTATTAAAATTAGTCTTCTTTTTAATAGTTGGAATTTATGTAACGTTCTTTGTATTTGATGGTTATGACGATATTTACAGTAAAGCTTCTCTATTGCCAAATTTCAAAGAGAAAAATACAATAGGTGGATTAGAGCAAGGATTAAACTGGTTCTTTTTAAGTATGGTTTCGCTTTTTGCTATATTTCTTTTGCCAAGACAATTTCAAATGTCGGTTGTAGAAAATAATAGAGAGCGTCATATTAAAACGGCAATTTGGCTATTTCCACTTTATTTGTTGTTATTCAACTTATTTGTTTATCCTATTGCATGGGGAGGGAATGTTTTGTTTGAAGGTCAAAACAGTAATGCAGATACCTATTCGCTTTTAATTCCACAGTTTTTTGACAATAAAATCTTAACGGTTTTGGTTTTTTTAGGCGGATTTTCTGCTGCAATTTCCATGATAGTTGTTTCCAGTATTAGTTTATCTACTATGTTGAGTAACAACTTATTAATTCCTTATACCTTTTTAGGAAAATTAAAAAATGAAGAACAAATCATCAACAACAAGAAAATTGTAAACATTCGTAAAATCGGTATATTTTCTTTAATTATTGCAGCTTATTTTATTTACCGATTTTTCGCTTTGGATTACAGTTTGGTTTCTATTGGACTGATTTCGTTTGTTATTATTGCCCAATTAGCGCCAGCTTTCTTTGGTGCTATTTTATGGAGAAGAGGTTCTCGATTAGGTGCTATTTACGGAATTATCATTGGTTTTTTAATCTGCATATATACTTTATTGTTACCGTATGCTATTGGATTAACCAATGAGGAAAGTTCCTTTATTTCAGAAGGATTTATGAAAATCAAACTGTTAAAACCATTTCAACTTTTTGGATTGGATTATTTACAACCTGTTCCTCATGCTTTATTTTGGAGTATGTTATTTAATACACTGACTTATTTTGCTGTTTCTGTGAGTTTTAAAGGGAATTATCGCGAACGCAATTATGCCGAAATGTACGTTGATATCGATAAATACAGCACCAATCATGAAAATGCCTTCGTTTGGAAAGGAACCGCTTATACGCGTGATATTGAAAAGGTTTTGATTCGATTTTTAGGGGAAGAACGAACCAAAAGAGCAATGAATATTTTCAATTTAAAATATAAAGTGGACAAAGATCAAGAGTTGGCCGATGCGCGATTAGTGAAATTTGCTGAAAACCTTCTAACGGGACATATTGGAACAGCTTCTGCTCGAATTCTGATTTCAAGTGTCGTAAAAGAAGAAAAAATTACCTTGCCCGAAGTATTAAAAATTCTAGAAGAATCTAAAGAGAACATTACCATCAATAAAAAATTGACAGAAACCTCAAACGAACTTCAAAAAATCACATCCGAATTACAAAAGGCAAATGAAACATTGGTTCGAAAAGACATTCAAAAAGATGAGTTTTTAGATACGGTAACACATGAACTTCGAACCCCAATTACCGCTATTCGAGCAGCAAGTGAAATTTTACATGACGATGACGAAATTCCCGAAGAACTTCGAAAACAATTCTTACAGAATATTATATCGGAATCGGATCGTTTAAATCGATTGATTGATAAAATATTGGATTTAGAAAAATTTGAAACCGGAAAACAAACAATTCATCCTAGTCAAAATAACTTAATAGCCACAATTGAACATTCGATTGAGCCTTTACAACAGTTGATAAAAAATAGAAATATCAGCGTGTATATTGAAAGTAAAGATACTATTTCAGCGTATTATGATGAAGATAGAATCATTCAAGTAATTACCAATTTACTTTCAAATGCCATAAAGTTTTGTCCTGAAACAGAGGGATTAATTACTATTCAAGTCAAACAAAACGATAATTTTGTTGTAACATCGGTTCAAGATAATGGAAAAGGTATTAATCCTAACGAATTTGACGTTATATTTGACAAATTTTATCAAGCATCCAATCAGAATTTTAAAAAACCTGTGGGTAGCGGCTTAGGATTAGCTATTTGCAAACAAATTATAGAACATCACAAAGGAAAGATTTGGGTTGAACCAAGTGTAAAAGGTGCTTGTTTTGTATTCACTTTGCCAGTTAAAAATATTGAAAATTAA